In a genomic window of Caloenas nicobarica isolate bCalNic1 chromosome 1, bCalNic1.hap1, whole genome shotgun sequence:
- the OTC gene encoding ornithine transcarbamylase, mitochondrial → MLFNMRNSFSTAKLIGTSKQLLRPFWYGPPAQMNVHLKGRDLLTLQNYTADELKYLLWMASDLKQRIKHKGEYLPLMQGKSLTMIFEKRSTRTRLSAETGFSLLGGHPSFLTTQDIHLGTNESLTDTARVLSCMTNAILARVYKHNDLDLMAKEATIPIINGLSNLYHPLQILADYLTLQEHYGGLKGLTVTWIGDGNNVLHSIMTSAAKLGMHLRIATPKGFEPDLRVTEIAEQYFKEHGTKLLLTTDPLEAADGANVLVTDTWISMGQEEEKKERLKAFQGYQITMQTAKSAASNWTFLHCLPRKPEEVDDEVFYSPQSLVFQEAENRKWTIMAVMVSLLTDYSPQLQKPTF, encoded by the exons ATGCTGTTTAACATGAGGAACTCCTTCAGTACTGCAAAACTTATAGGGACCAGCAAGCAGCTGCTGCGACCATTTTG GTATGGGCCACCAGCTCAGATGAATGTTCATCTGAAAGGTCGTGACCTCCTTACTCTACAGAACTACACAGCAGATGAGCTGAAATATTTGCTGTGGATGGCTTCAGATTTGAAACAAAGGATAAAACACAAAGGAGAG TATTTGCCTTTGATGCAAGGAAAATCTTTGACCATGATTTTTGAGAAGAGAAGCACAAGAACAAGATTATCTGCAGAAACAG GATTTTCTCTCCTCGGAGGgcatccttccttccttacaACACAAGACATACATCTGGGCACTAATGAGAGTCTCACAGATACAGCAAG GGTGCTGTCCTGTATGACAAATGCAATCTTGGCTCGAGTCTATAAGCATAATGATCTGGACCTAATGGCGAAAGAAGCCACGATCCCAATAATTAATGGATTGTCCAATTTATACCATCCTCTCCAGATTTTAGCTGATTACCTAACTCTTCAG GAGCACTATGGAGGGCTGAAGGGGCTCACTGTCACCTGGATCGGGGACGGAAACAACGTCCTCCACTCCATCATGACGAGTGCTGCAAAGCTGGGAATGCACCTGCGCATCGCGACTCCCAAG GGCTTTGAACCAGACCTCAGAGTAACTGAAATAGCTGAACAGTACTTCAAAGAG CATGGTACCAAGTTACTTCTCACAACAGATCCTTTGGAAGCTGCGGACGGTGCCAATGTCTTAGTTACAGATACATGGATAAGTATGGgacaagaagaggaaaagaaagaaagactaAAGGCATTTCAAGGTTATCAGATCACAATGCAG ACTGCAAAATCTGCTGCTTCCAACTGGACTTTTTTACATTGTTTACCCAGAAAACCTGAAGAAGTTGATGATGAAGTATTTTATTCCCCACAGTCATTGGTTTTCCAGGaggctgaaaacagaaaatggacaattatg GCTGTCATGGTTTCCCTGCTGACAGATTACTCACCGCAGCTACAAAAGCCTACGTTTTGA